In the Topomyia yanbarensis strain Yona2022 chromosome 3, ASM3024719v1, whole genome shotgun sequence genome, one interval contains:
- the LOC131692754 gene encoding arginine kinase 1 isoform X3: MGGCASKDKKEKVVENETAASGTGDGGDAANNGGEGNKSDTMVDAAVLEKLEAGFAKLAASDSKSLLKKYLTKEVFEALKNKKTSFGSTLLDCIQSGVENLDSGVGIYAPDAESYSVFADLFDPIIEDYHKGFKKTDKHPACDFGDVNTFANVDPTGEFVVSTRVRCGRSMEGYPFNPCLTEAQYKEMEQKVSTTLSGLEGELKGKFYPLTGMEKSVQQQLIDDHFLFKEGDRFLQAANACRFWPSGRGIYHNDNKTFLVWCNEEDHLRIISMQMGGDLGQVYRRLVSAVNEIEKRVPFSHHDRLGFLTFCPTNLGTTIRASVHIKVPKLAKDYAKLESIADKYNLQVRGTRGEHSEAEGGIYDISNKRRMGLTEFQAVKEMYDGISELIKIEKSL; this comes from the exons atgggTGGTTGTGCGTCAAAGGATAAGAAGGAAAAAGTGGTCGAAAACGAAACAGCTGCCAGTGGAACCGGCGATGGTGGCGACGCTGCAAACAATGGTGGTGAAGG aaataaatCAGACACCATGGTTGATGCTGCAGTTCTGGAAAAGTTGGAAGCCGGATTCGCCAAGCTGGCGGCTTCGGACTCCAAGTCCCTGTTGAAGAAGTATCTGACCAAGGAGGTCTTCGAAGCCCTGAAGAACAAGAAGACTTCATTTGGTTCCACTCTGTTGGACTGCATCCAATCCG GCGTTGAAAACCTCGACTCTGGTGTCGGTATCTACGCTCCTGATGCCGAATCGTACTCAGTTTTCGCTGATTTGTTCGACCCCATCATCGAGGATTACCACAAAGGCTTCAAGAAGACCGATAAGCACCCGGCTTGTGACTTTGGCGATGTCAACACTTTCGCTAACGTTGATCCGACCGGCGAGTTTGTCGTTTCGACTCGCGTCCGCTGTGGTCGCTCGATGGAGGGCTACCCGTTCAACCCATGTCTGACCGAGGCCCAGTACAAGGAGATGGAGCAGAAGGTTTCTACCACCCTGTCCGGGCTTGAGGGTGAACTGAAGGGCAAGTTCTACCCACTTACCGGTATGGAGAAGTCCGTCCAGCAACAGCTGATTGATGATCACTTCCTGTTCAAGGAGGGTGATCGTTTCCTGCAGGCCGCTAATGCTTGCCGTTTCTGGCCATCTGGACGTGGTATCTATCACAACGACAACAAGACCTTCTTAGTCTGGTGCAATGAGGAAGATCACCTCCGCATCATCTCCATGCAGATGGGTGGTGATCTGGGTCAGGTCTACCGTCGTCTCGTTAGTGCCGTTAATGAGATTGAGAAGCGCGTTCCATTCTCCCACCATGATCGTCTCGGATTCCTGACCTTCTGCCCGACTAACTTGGGCACAACCATCCGTGCTTCGGTCCACATCAAGGTACCGAAACTGGCCAAGGATTACGCTAAGCTGGAATCGATTGCCGATAAATACAACCTGCAGGTCCGTGGTACACGCGGCGAGCACTCCGAGGCTGAAGGCGGCATTTATGACATCTCCAACAAGCGCCGCATGGGCCTGACCGAATTCCAGGCTGTCAAGGAGATGTACGATGGCATTTCTGAACTCATCAAGATTGAGAAGTCGTTGTAA
- the LOC131692754 gene encoding arginine kinase 1 isoform X2, translating into MGGCASKDKKEKVVENETAASGTGDGGDAANNGGEGCVSNSMVFLSRNKSDTMVDAAVLEKLEAGFAKLAASDSKSLLKKYLTKEVFEALKNKKTSFGSTLLDCIQSGVENLDSGVGIYAPDAESYSVFADLFDPIIEDYHKGFKKTDKHPACDFGDVNTFANVDPTGEFVVSTRVRCGRSMEGYPFNPCLTEAQYKEMEQKVSTTLSGLEGELKGKFYPLTGMEKSVQQQLIDDHFLFKEGDRFLQAANACRFWPSGRGIYHNDNKTFLVWCNEEDHLRIISMQMGGDLGQVYRRLVSAVNEIEKRVPFSHHDRLGFLTFCPTNLGTTIRASVHIKVPKLAKDYAKLESIADKYNLQVRGTRGEHSEAEGGIYDISNKRRMGLTEFQAVKEMYDGISELIKIEKSL; encoded by the exons atgggTGGTTGTGCGTCAAAGGATAAGAAGGAAAAAGTGGTCGAAAACGAAACAGCTGCCAGTGGAACCGGCGATGGTGGCGACGCTGCAAACAATGGTGGTGAAGGGTGTGTATCTAACTCGATGGTATTTTTGTCGAG aaataaatCAGACACCATGGTTGATGCTGCAGTTCTGGAAAAGTTGGAAGCCGGATTCGCCAAGCTGGCGGCTTCGGACTCCAAGTCCCTGTTGAAGAAGTATCTGACCAAGGAGGTCTTCGAAGCCCTGAAGAACAAGAAGACTTCATTTGGTTCCACTCTGTTGGACTGCATCCAATCCG GCGTTGAAAACCTCGACTCTGGTGTCGGTATCTACGCTCCTGATGCCGAATCGTACTCAGTTTTCGCTGATTTGTTCGACCCCATCATCGAGGATTACCACAAAGGCTTCAAGAAGACCGATAAGCACCCGGCTTGTGACTTTGGCGATGTCAACACTTTCGCTAACGTTGATCCGACCGGCGAGTTTGTCGTTTCGACTCGCGTCCGCTGTGGTCGCTCGATGGAGGGCTACCCGTTCAACCCATGTCTGACCGAGGCCCAGTACAAGGAGATGGAGCAGAAGGTTTCTACCACCCTGTCCGGGCTTGAGGGTGAACTGAAGGGCAAGTTCTACCCACTTACCGGTATGGAGAAGTCCGTCCAGCAACAGCTGATTGATGATCACTTCCTGTTCAAGGAGGGTGATCGTTTCCTGCAGGCCGCTAATGCTTGCCGTTTCTGGCCATCTGGACGTGGTATCTATCACAACGACAACAAGACCTTCTTAGTCTGGTGCAATGAGGAAGATCACCTCCGCATCATCTCCATGCAGATGGGTGGTGATCTGGGTCAGGTCTACCGTCGTCTCGTTAGTGCCGTTAATGAGATTGAGAAGCGCGTTCCATTCTCCCACCATGATCGTCTCGGATTCCTGACCTTCTGCCCGACTAACTTGGGCACAACCATCCGTGCTTCGGTCCACATCAAGGTACCGAAACTGGCCAAGGATTACGCTAAGCTGGAATCGATTGCCGATAAATACAACCTGCAGGTCCGTGGTACACGCGGCGAGCACTCCGAGGCTGAAGGCGGCATTTATGACATCTCCAACAAGCGCCGCATGGGCCTGACCGAATTCCAGGCTGTCAAGGAGATGTACGATGGCATTTCTGAACTCATCAAGATTGAGAAGTCGTTGTAA
- the LOC131692754 gene encoding arginine kinase 1 isoform X4, whose product MFALWYFSLAVDELRNKSDTMVDAAVLEKLEAGFAKLAASDSKSLLKKYLTKEVFEALKNKKTSFGSTLLDCIQSGVENLDSGVGIYAPDAESYSVFADLFDPIIEDYHKGFKKTDKHPACDFGDVNTFANVDPTGEFVVSTRVRCGRSMEGYPFNPCLTEAQYKEMEQKVSTTLSGLEGELKGKFYPLTGMEKSVQQQLIDDHFLFKEGDRFLQAANACRFWPSGRGIYHNDNKTFLVWCNEEDHLRIISMQMGGDLGQVYRRLVSAVNEIEKRVPFSHHDRLGFLTFCPTNLGTTIRASVHIKVPKLAKDYAKLESIADKYNLQVRGTRGEHSEAEGGIYDISNKRRMGLTEFQAVKEMYDGISELIKIEKSL is encoded by the exons aaataaatCAGACACCATGGTTGATGCTGCAGTTCTGGAAAAGTTGGAAGCCGGATTCGCCAAGCTGGCGGCTTCGGACTCCAAGTCCCTGTTGAAGAAGTATCTGACCAAGGAGGTCTTCGAAGCCCTGAAGAACAAGAAGACTTCATTTGGTTCCACTCTGTTGGACTGCATCCAATCCG GCGTTGAAAACCTCGACTCTGGTGTCGGTATCTACGCTCCTGATGCCGAATCGTACTCAGTTTTCGCTGATTTGTTCGACCCCATCATCGAGGATTACCACAAAGGCTTCAAGAAGACCGATAAGCACCCGGCTTGTGACTTTGGCGATGTCAACACTTTCGCTAACGTTGATCCGACCGGCGAGTTTGTCGTTTCGACTCGCGTCCGCTGTGGTCGCTCGATGGAGGGCTACCCGTTCAACCCATGTCTGACCGAGGCCCAGTACAAGGAGATGGAGCAGAAGGTTTCTACCACCCTGTCCGGGCTTGAGGGTGAACTGAAGGGCAAGTTCTACCCACTTACCGGTATGGAGAAGTCCGTCCAGCAACAGCTGATTGATGATCACTTCCTGTTCAAGGAGGGTGATCGTTTCCTGCAGGCCGCTAATGCTTGCCGTTTCTGGCCATCTGGACGTGGTATCTATCACAACGACAACAAGACCTTCTTAGTCTGGTGCAATGAGGAAGATCACCTCCGCATCATCTCCATGCAGATGGGTGGTGATCTGGGTCAGGTCTACCGTCGTCTCGTTAGTGCCGTTAATGAGATTGAGAAGCGCGTTCCATTCTCCCACCATGATCGTCTCGGATTCCTGACCTTCTGCCCGACTAACTTGGGCACAACCATCCGTGCTTCGGTCCACATCAAGGTACCGAAACTGGCCAAGGATTACGCTAAGCTGGAATCGATTGCCGATAAATACAACCTGCAGGTCCGTGGTACACGCGGCGAGCACTCCGAGGCTGAAGGCGGCATTTATGACATCTCCAACAAGCGCCGCATGGGCCTGACCGAATTCCAGGCTGTCAAGGAGATGTACGATGGCATTTCTGAACTCATCAAGATTGAGAAGTCGTTGTAA
- the LOC131692754 gene encoding arginine kinase 1 isoform X5 translates to MVDAAVLEKLEAGFAKLAASDSKSLLKKYLTKEVFEALKNKKTSFGSTLLDCIQSGVENLDSGVGIYAPDAESYSVFADLFDPIIEDYHKGFKKTDKHPACDFGDVNTFANVDPTGEFVVSTRVRCGRSMEGYPFNPCLTEAQYKEMEQKVSTTLSGLEGELKGKFYPLTGMEKSVQQQLIDDHFLFKEGDRFLQAANACRFWPSGRGIYHNDNKTFLVWCNEEDHLRIISMQMGGDLGQVYRRLVSAVNEIEKRVPFSHHDRLGFLTFCPTNLGTTIRASVHIKVPKLAKDYAKLESIADKYNLQVRGTRGEHSEAEGGIYDISNKRRMGLTEFQAVKEMYDGISELIKIEKSL, encoded by the exons ATGGTTGATGCTGCAGTTCTGGAAAAGTTGGAAGCCGGATTCGCCAAGCTGGCGGCTTCGGACTCCAAGTCCCTGTTGAAGAAGTATCTGACCAAGGAGGTCTTCGAAGCCCTGAAGAACAAGAAGACTTCATTTGGTTCCACTCTGTTGGACTGCATCCAATCCG GCGTTGAAAACCTCGACTCTGGTGTCGGTATCTACGCTCCTGATGCCGAATCGTACTCAGTTTTCGCTGATTTGTTCGACCCCATCATCGAGGATTACCACAAAGGCTTCAAGAAGACCGATAAGCACCCGGCTTGTGACTTTGGCGATGTCAACACTTTCGCTAACGTTGATCCGACCGGCGAGTTTGTCGTTTCGACTCGCGTCCGCTGTGGTCGCTCGATGGAGGGCTACCCGTTCAACCCATGTCTGACCGAGGCCCAGTACAAGGAGATGGAGCAGAAGGTTTCTACCACCCTGTCCGGGCTTGAGGGTGAACTGAAGGGCAAGTTCTACCCACTTACCGGTATGGAGAAGTCCGTCCAGCAACAGCTGATTGATGATCACTTCCTGTTCAAGGAGGGTGATCGTTTCCTGCAGGCCGCTAATGCTTGCCGTTTCTGGCCATCTGGACGTGGTATCTATCACAACGACAACAAGACCTTCTTAGTCTGGTGCAATGAGGAAGATCACCTCCGCATCATCTCCATGCAGATGGGTGGTGATCTGGGTCAGGTCTACCGTCGTCTCGTTAGTGCCGTTAATGAGATTGAGAAGCGCGTTCCATTCTCCCACCATGATCGTCTCGGATTCCTGACCTTCTGCCCGACTAACTTGGGCACAACCATCCGTGCTTCGGTCCACATCAAGGTACCGAAACTGGCCAAGGATTACGCTAAGCTGGAATCGATTGCCGATAAATACAACCTGCAGGTCCGTGGTACACGCGGCGAGCACTCCGAGGCTGAAGGCGGCATTTATGACATCTCCAACAAGCGCCGCATGGGCCTGACCGAATTCCAGGCTGTCAAGGAGATGTACGATGGCATTTCTGAACTCATCAAGATTGAGAAGTCGTTGTAA